A window of the Vibrio pomeroyi genome harbors these coding sequences:
- a CDS encoding efflux RND transporter permease subunit: protein MNLADFAIKQRTFVLFFTVLSVIAGLYSYFDLGKLEDPSFTVKTAVVVTLYPGASAEEVEQQVTDTVETKLQEMANLNRLRSLSRPGMSMVFVDLKESLNSKELPQDWDLLRRKVSDMKMLLPSTAQISIVQDEFSEVYGMLFSVYGEDASPSELRTYAEELQRRIKTVDGIKKVELHGVQPRVVHIDIPDERLAQYGLSMAQVWSQLNTQNATFDAGKFAAGSERIRVQQSSQFTSLADINNLMIKGGVSDLGTGLIRLGDIADVTMGYQEPMMTENRYNGVPAVTLAMSPVSGVNVVSLGDDINRVVDEFQASLPFGVEVATVANQPEEVQKSIDNFVSNLLESVAIVFVVLSIFMGLKSATIVGSSLLLTILLTLIYMNIAAIDLHRVSLGTFILALGMLVDNAIVITDMMIVKINKGIDRTAAAIDSVKETATPLFGATVIAIMGASPVIFSKTDAAEFASSVFLIIASSLLLSWFVAMTFTALMCWMFIKPTKQKTDTKVSLYRKSVNWTVDNPIKALTALVPLILVTALAIPNIAINFIPQADRPILFLDYWLPNGAKIEQTSQDIERIEAWLLEQPEVTNISTYVGAGAPRFSVTIEPEPFDPAYGQILINAVDYPSLSTLIARGDKWLAKEFPDADPRFRGLKLATSDKFSIEARFSGPDVAVLHYLSNQAKAILRAHPDTKYVRDDWRQKSKVLEPIINQDKIRQAGINRADIAFAMKRASEGMPLGRMNLNDELITIQLRGTDRNLESLETLPVRSLLGLHSVPLGQVVDGFELTSEETMIWRRDRVKTITAQAGVGRYTTPAAVRNSVIDDIEAIALPPGYSLEWGGEYYDEHKAVSDILKQLPKAMLLMVIILVAMFNGFKQPVIILTTLPLAATGATFSLLLLDKPFGFMALIGAVTLTGMIIKNGIVLMDQIELERKDGRTLSDAIKEATVNRTMAISMGALTTALGMIPLLTDLLFDQMAATIIGGLAAATVLSLFVMPALYKLFYRGEEKVSVSDAIKDAVVMLDATPSNTDNQQTNITQ from the coding sequence ATGAACTTAGCTGACTTTGCTATAAAGCAACGAACCTTCGTCCTATTCTTCACTGTATTGAGTGTCATCGCTGGCCTGTACTCATATTTTGACCTCGGTAAGCTCGAAGACCCTAGCTTCACTGTCAAAACGGCCGTTGTTGTTACGCTCTACCCCGGCGCCTCAGCCGAAGAAGTGGAACAACAGGTAACAGATACGGTAGAAACCAAGCTTCAAGAAATGGCGAACTTAAACCGCCTGCGCTCTTTGTCTCGTCCGGGCATGTCGATGGTGTTTGTCGATTTAAAAGAGTCTTTGAACTCAAAAGAACTGCCACAAGATTGGGATTTACTGCGCCGTAAAGTATCAGACATGAAAATGCTTCTACCGAGCACAGCACAAATCAGCATTGTGCAAGACGAGTTTTCTGAAGTGTACGGCATGCTTTTCTCTGTGTACGGTGAAGACGCTTCTCCTTCAGAACTACGCACTTATGCAGAAGAGTTACAACGTCGCATTAAAACCGTCGACGGCATTAAAAAAGTAGAACTGCATGGCGTACAACCTCGCGTCGTACATATCGATATTCCAGACGAACGTTTAGCTCAGTATGGTTTGTCGATGGCTCAGGTTTGGAGTCAACTCAATACACAAAACGCCACGTTTGATGCGGGTAAATTTGCTGCAGGCAGCGAGCGTATTCGTGTTCAGCAATCTAGCCAATTCACTTCACTCGCTGATATTAACAACCTGATGATCAAAGGTGGTGTCAGTGATTTAGGGACAGGTCTAATTCGACTTGGTGACATTGCTGATGTGACCATGGGTTACCAAGAACCAATGATGACGGAAAACCGTTACAACGGCGTACCAGCCGTCACTCTTGCAATGAGCCCTGTATCTGGCGTAAACGTTGTATCTTTGGGTGACGACATCAATCGAGTGGTTGACGAGTTCCAAGCATCACTGCCCTTCGGTGTTGAAGTCGCAACCGTTGCAAACCAGCCTGAAGAAGTTCAGAAATCGATAGATAACTTCGTAAGCAACCTGCTTGAAAGTGTCGCGATTGTGTTTGTTGTATTGTCGATCTTCATGGGCTTAAAGAGTGCAACGATTGTTGGTTCAAGCCTGCTATTGACGATTCTACTCACGCTAATTTACATGAATATTGCGGCGATCGATTTGCACCGTGTGTCGTTGGGTACGTTTATCCTTGCGCTCGGCATGTTAGTTGATAACGCAATTGTGATTACCGATATGATGATCGTGAAGATCAACAAAGGCATCGACCGAACTGCAGCAGCCATTGATTCTGTGAAAGAGACAGCGACACCCTTGTTTGGCGCAACAGTGATTGCGATTATGGGTGCAAGTCCGGTTATCTTCTCTAAGACCGATGCCGCTGAATTTGCCAGTTCAGTGTTTTTAATCATAGCATCTTCGCTACTGTTGTCTTGGTTTGTAGCCATGACCTTCACTGCTCTTATGTGTTGGATGTTCATCAAACCAACCAAACAAAAAACCGATACCAAAGTAAGCTTGTACCGTAAAAGCGTCAACTGGACGGTCGATAATCCAATCAAAGCGTTGACTGCACTCGTCCCACTTATTCTGGTCACCGCGTTGGCAATTCCGAACATAGCGATCAACTTCATCCCGCAAGCGGATCGCCCTATCTTGTTCCTTGATTACTGGCTACCGAATGGAGCGAAGATAGAGCAAACCTCACAAGACATTGAACGCATTGAAGCATGGCTACTTGAACAACCAGAAGTGACTAATATTTCAACCTATGTGGGCGCTGGCGCACCGCGTTTCTCGGTAACCATTGAGCCTGAACCGTTCGACCCTGCTTATGGTCAGATCTTGATTAACGCTGTTGATTATCCATCACTCAGCACCCTGATTGCTCGTGGTGACAAGTGGCTAGCGAAAGAGTTTCCCGACGCTGATCCGCGATTCCGAGGTTTAAAACTAGCGACCTCAGATAAATTCAGTATCGAAGCTCGCTTTTCAGGCCCAGATGTTGCCGTGCTGCACTATCTGTCGAACCAAGCGAAAGCCATCTTAAGAGCGCACCCTGATACCAAATACGTGCGTGACGATTGGCGACAAAAAAGCAAAGTGCTTGAGCCAATCATCAACCAAGACAAGATTCGTCAGGCTGGTATCAACCGAGCAGACATCGCATTCGCTATGAAGCGCGCTTCCGAAGGCATGCCATTGGGTCGAATGAACCTCAACGATGAGCTGATTACCATTCAACTTCGAGGCACAGATCGTAACCTAGAATCACTAGAAACATTGCCTGTTCGTTCACTATTGGGCTTACACAGCGTGCCTTTAGGGCAAGTGGTGGATGGTTTCGAACTGACGAGTGAAGAAACCATGATTTGGCGTCGTGACCGAGTGAAAACCATTACCGCACAAGCCGGTGTTGGCCGTTACACCACTCCTGCTGCCGTTAGAAACTCAGTAATCGATGACATTGAAGCCATCGCGCTTCCACCGGGCTACAGCCTTGAATGGGGCGGCGAATACTACGACGAGCATAAAGCGGTCAGTGACATCTTAAAACAACTGCCTAAAGCGATGTTGTTGATGGTGATTATTCTGGTCGCGATGTTTAACGGCTTTAAGCAACCTGTGATTATTCTCACTACGCTACCGCTTGCGGCGACAGGTGCGACGTTCAGCTTGTTGTTATTGGATAAACCGTTCGGCTTTATGGCATTGATCGGCGCAGTCACGCTAACTGGCATGATCATTAAAAACGGCATTGTGCTGATGGACCAGATTGAACTTGAACGTAAAGACGGTCGCACACTGTCGGATGCCATCAAAGAAGCGACGGTAAACCGTACTATGGCAATCTCAATGGGCGCACTGACCACAGCACTTGGCATGATCCCGTTACTTACGGATCTCCTGTTCGACCAAATGGCCGCAACGATTATCGGTGGCTTGGCGGCTGCAACCGTGTTGTCTCTATTCGTTATGCCTGCGTTGTACAAACTCTTCTACCGAGGAGAAGAGAAGGTAAGTGTGTCTGACGCCATTAAAGATGCGGTGGTCATGCTTGATGCAACGCCTAGCAATACTGACAACCAGCAAACCAACATTACTCAATAA
- a CDS encoding efflux RND transporter periplasmic adaptor subunit, with the protein MMSIYRYSLLAATLLPLIGCNQSVSTESAADSAKVTEERPIQVVQLESKPQQASKTFTGKLQSVETAGVAFRVPGTIQELLVKTGDSVKKGQAIAQLDPHDYQVALEELRARALEAKSAHKLAKAELARVKQAIDDNAIADVNLDRAISGYERSEAAVKVVEQNIRRAKDSVRYTRLLAPFDGVVASSNFDQYEQVLPGVSVFTIHKPEQLEVTIDVPENLIHQFKAEQQATISWYHAKKSITGHATEISTLPHPIKQTYSVTYRLDDLANGDTLSLLPGKAVTLTTQLGESSDNFCLPYSSIVNQSGNEQVFTIKNSQAISVPVNVASFGKNTACVESELHNGDYVVVSGAQYVQEGQHFSSIQVKDL; encoded by the coding sequence ATGATGTCCATCTATCGCTACTCTCTACTCGCAGCCACTCTTCTCCCTCTTATCGGTTGCAATCAGTCTGTTTCTACAGAATCAGCTGCCGATTCAGCCAAAGTAACGGAAGAGCGTCCAATTCAAGTTGTACAACTTGAATCGAAACCTCAACAAGCCAGCAAAACCTTCACAGGCAAACTTCAATCGGTTGAAACGGCAGGTGTGGCTTTTCGTGTTCCCGGCACCATTCAAGAATTGTTAGTCAAAACTGGCGATAGCGTGAAAAAGGGTCAAGCGATTGCTCAGTTAGATCCACACGATTACCAAGTGGCGTTAGAAGAATTACGAGCTCGCGCGTTAGAAGCCAAATCAGCACATAAACTCGCAAAAGCCGAATTAGCTCGCGTAAAACAAGCGATTGATGACAATGCCATTGCGGACGTGAACTTAGACCGAGCGATCAGCGGCTACGAACGCAGCGAAGCTGCCGTAAAAGTGGTTGAACAAAACATACGACGAGCAAAAGACTCGGTTCGCTACACTCGTCTGCTTGCCCCATTCGATGGTGTGGTGGCTTCTTCTAATTTCGACCAATACGAACAAGTGCTGCCGGGTGTTTCGGTTTTCACTATCCACAAGCCAGAACAGCTTGAGGTGACCATTGATGTGCCTGAAAACCTGATTCATCAATTCAAAGCGGAACAACAAGCCACCATCAGTTGGTATCACGCAAAGAAGTCTATTACTGGTCATGCGACTGAGATTTCAACGCTTCCTCATCCAATCAAACAAACCTATTCGGTGACCTATCGTCTAGACGATTTAGCAAATGGTGACACTCTCAGTCTGTTGCCAGGTAAAGCGGTTACCCTCACCACACAACTGGGTGAAAGCAGCGACAATTTCTGCCTGCCTTATTCATCCATAGTTAACCAGTCAGGCAACGAACAGGTATTCACCATCAAGAACTCACAGGCCATCTCTGTGCCTGTCAATGTGGCGTCATTCGGTAAGAATACCGCGTGTGTCGAATCAGAACTTCACAATGGCGACTACGTGGTGGTGAGTGGCGCGCAGTACGTGCAAGAAGGTCAACATTTCTCATCAATCCAAGTAAAAGATCTGTAG
- a CDS encoding sugar transferase — protein MINIDQLSNQNLYQNKISRAKRTFDFVSSLLALIILSPVFPFIALAIVLTSRGPIFYRQLRVGKSTPEKMEIFEIMKFRSMYQDAESRSGAVWATQNDPRITPVGRFLRKTRLDELPQLFNVLKGEMSLIGPRPERPTFYNKLENEIPYFADRTYGVMPGITGLAQVNQGYDTCIEDVRRKVGFDHSYALSLCSMKSWIAADLSIITKTIVVMVDGRGR, from the coding sequence ATGATAAACATTGACCAACTATCTAACCAAAACCTATACCAAAACAAAATCTCTCGTGCGAAACGTACGTTCGACTTTGTCAGCTCTTTGCTAGCACTGATTATCTTGTCTCCAGTGTTTCCATTTATAGCACTAGCCATTGTTCTTACGTCACGAGGCCCAATCTTTTATCGTCAACTTCGTGTGGGTAAATCAACGCCAGAGAAAATGGAGATCTTTGAGATCATGAAGTTCCGCAGCATGTATCAAGATGCAGAGTCTCGTTCTGGTGCGGTTTGGGCTACACAAAATGACCCACGAATCACACCCGTAGGGCGCTTCTTGAGAAAGACACGTCTTGATGAGCTACCACAGTTGTTCAATGTGCTTAAAGGTGAAATGTCGCTGATTGGCCCTCGCCCAGAACGCCCAACTTTTTACAACAAGCTAGAGAATGAGATTCCGTACTTTGCTGACCGAACTTATGGCGTAATGCCTGGTATTACAGGGCTTGCACAAGTAAACCAAGGTTATGACACCTGCATTGAAGATGTGCGTCGTAAAGTTGGCTTCGACCACAGTTATGCATTAAGCCTGTGTTCAATGAAATCTTGGATCGCTGCTGACCTAAGCATAATTACTAAGACCATTGTAGTGATGGTCGATGGCCGAGGCCGTTAA
- a CDS encoding LysR family transcriptional regulator, whose translation MKIEDLKLFTTVVELGSFTAAANALDLPRANVSRRINDLEKSLNIQLFFRTTRSLSVTKSGELYYNELLKALSALEKANHMASNLLEVPHGRVKIGLLPETGDIVQATLFKFQDLYPEIELDIRSISNGFIDMYRQGLDLAMHGGRLSDSNVVARKVMDLQRIFVASPEYIAKSGKPTTLEELSKFPFVCFRWPSGDVDKEWEISGQVVKVEPSIVSDSIGFVKGASARHRGIALLPQLMVRQELKEGSLINLFPDHTMQQEEAWLLYPQRKALSHASQLLIDFLLQELPNL comes from the coding sequence ATGAAAATCGAAGATCTTAAATTGTTCACCACCGTGGTTGAGCTGGGTAGCTTTACCGCCGCTGCGAACGCATTAGACCTGCCAAGAGCGAACGTTAGTCGCCGTATCAATGACTTAGAGAAGTCTTTAAACATTCAGTTGTTCTTTCGCACCACACGCAGTTTGTCAGTCACTAAATCGGGTGAACTCTATTACAATGAGCTATTGAAAGCCTTAAGCGCACTTGAAAAGGCCAATCACATGGCTTCTAACTTGTTGGAAGTACCACATGGTCGAGTCAAGATAGGTTTGCTACCTGAAACCGGTGACATCGTTCAAGCCACCCTATTCAAATTCCAAGACCTTTACCCAGAGATTGAACTTGATATTCGCAGCATCAGTAACGGTTTTATCGACATGTATCGACAAGGGTTAGACCTTGCAATGCATGGCGGTCGTTTGAGTGACTCTAATGTTGTCGCGCGTAAGGTAATGGATTTGCAGCGTATTTTCGTTGCTAGCCCTGAATACATTGCTAAATCAGGTAAACCTACAACGCTTGAAGAGCTGTCTAAATTTCCGTTTGTCTGTTTCCGTTGGCCAAGTGGTGATGTTGATAAGGAATGGGAAATATCAGGCCAAGTTGTAAAGGTAGAACCGTCGATTGTTAGTGACAGTATTGGTTTTGTGAAAGGTGCGTCTGCCCGTCATCGAGGTATCGCGTTATTGCCTCAATTGATGGTGAGACAAGAACTTAAAGAAGGCTCACTGATTAATCTTTTTCCTGATCACACCATGCAACAAGAAGAAGCCTGGTTGTTGTATCCACAACGCAAAGCACTCAGCCACGCCAGCCAATTATTGATTGATTTCTTATTACAAGAATTACCAAATCTCTAA